One Rhizobium sp. NRK18 genomic window carries:
- the lptG gene encoding LPS export ABC transporter permease LptG, whose protein sequence is MIFTTLGRHFFKLYVTTFLWFALGTSAIIFLADFSETTRRLSYMSSYSLLGASAMTLLRLPLILQQTIPFLALFVGMTVLIALNRKYELVVTRAAGISAWQFMQPFIFGALAMGLATTFLLNPLAAFGMRQSQTLETDWRMDAGRLKEKFVIPWFRQTVGSDDMIIGAASVSDDGTTLNKATIFHFDADGRIVLRQDAATAKLEDGYWLLNQVSELRPGEIVKTLPEVKVRTNLEQKYLTERLTAPEDVGFFELSRKIDAAKSYGVPPYPLQTQYHYLLSLPVLLVAMTLIAATVSLKFSRFAQSRSMILGGIISGFVLYVVTALVKAFGSSGILPPFVAAWIPVIVALAAGATVLLHQEDG, encoded by the coding sequence ATGATCTTCACGACGCTCGGCCGCCACTTCTTCAAACTCTATGTCACGACCTTTCTGTGGTTCGCACTGGGAACTTCGGCCATCATTTTCCTGGCCGACTTCAGCGAGACCACGAGGCGCCTGTCCTACATGTCGAGCTACTCCCTGCTCGGCGCGTCGGCGATGACGCTGTTGCGCCTGCCGCTCATCCTGCAGCAGACAATCCCGTTCCTCGCTCTCTTCGTCGGCATGACGGTGCTGATTGCGCTGAACCGGAAATATGAACTGGTGGTGACCCGCGCTGCCGGGATTTCGGCGTGGCAGTTCATGCAGCCTTTCATTTTCGGCGCACTGGCGATGGGACTGGCCACCACCTTCCTCTTGAACCCGCTTGCAGCCTTCGGCATGCGTCAATCGCAGACGCTGGAGACCGATTGGCGAATGGACGCGGGACGCCTGAAGGAAAAATTTGTCATTCCGTGGTTCCGCCAGACGGTCGGTTCCGACGACATGATCATCGGCGCCGCTTCGGTCTCCGACGACGGCACGACGCTGAACAAGGCGACGATATTCCATTTTGACGCCGATGGCCGCATCGTTCTCAGACAGGACGCAGCCACAGCAAAGTTGGAAGATGGTTACTGGCTTCTTAACCAGGTTTCCGAGCTTCGTCCCGGCGAGATCGTCAAGACGCTGCCGGAGGTCAAGGTTCGTACCAATCTGGAACAGAAATACCTTACCGAGCGCCTGACTGCGCCGGAAGATGTTGGTTTTTTTGAACTTTCACGCAAGATCGATGCGGCGAAGAGCTACGGCGTACCGCCCTACCCGCTACAGACCCAGTATCATTATTTGTTGTCATTGCCTGTGCTTCTCGTGGCGATGACATTGATTGCCGCAACCGTATCGTTAAAGTTCAGCCGGTTCGCGCAATCGAGGTCGATGATTCTCGGTGGAATCATTTCCGGGTTCGTGCTTTATGTGGTGACCGCATTGGTTAAGGCTTTCGGAAGCAGTGGTATTCTGCCGCCGTTCGTTGCCGCGTGGATTCCTGTAATCGTGGCTCTGGCTGCCGGGGCGACAGTACTGCTGCATCAGGAGGATGGCTAG
- a CDS encoding LPS-assembly protein LptD: MAARDRRHWGKLGAILLTTTALTANPVVATSAYSQTSSAQNAGTELVSAKIPEGSKLLLSANELIYDRDNDRVIVRGAVQIYYGGYKMVAREVEYNQKNGRLIATGGIELVEPGGNRVYADKMDITDDFANGFVNALRVETTDNTRLAAETAERVNGKVSILHKGIYTACLPCESDPSKPPIWQIKAERVVQNGETHTIRLEKAKFELFGHPIAFFPSIEVPDNTVKRKSGFLFPSMSTSQNLGFGVKVPYYWAIAPDRDMTVNATGYTNQGFLLDAEYRQRFENGTHVFRFAGIDQMHPGSFSADTSDSEHDFRGMVASKGEFKINPRWTFGWDAMLQSDNNFAKTYGLDNLDSTVHTNKVYLEGIGQRNSFEANAYYFDVQDADTDSVAEKKQAIAGPIIDYSYIAPESVAGGELSLDANYTHLTRSSSDFYSVAGRDRFRGLSGDYNRLSAELEWQRTFTTPQGLLLTPIAAARGDAFNVDMSDPNALGTYSGDWQGNGASTRGMVTAGLEARYPILISTQNSSHVLEPIAQIFIRPNEQMIGGLPNEDAQSFVFDATNLFERDKFSGYDRIEGGTRANVGFRYTGTFDAGYSIRSIFGQSYQLAGTNSFGSEDLVGAGRDSGLESTASDFVGMLAVDLPTGLSLSTGYRLDEKSLDLRRADASLSYRSDRWQSDLTYTHITAQPDYGFDRDQDELQAAGALKINDRWSVFGSLTWDINENALSRRGVGVTYADECTEFSLVYYDKRDTDNESAVDWSIGARLVFRTLGDVSLGSTKLTGFD; this comes from the coding sequence GTGGCGGCTAGGGACCGCAGACATTGGGGAAAGCTGGGGGCTATCCTTCTCACCACCACCGCGCTTACAGCGAATCCGGTTGTGGCGACGAGTGCCTATTCCCAGACGTCTTCTGCGCAGAATGCAGGCACCGAGCTTGTTTCCGCGAAGATTCCGGAGGGATCGAAACTCCTCCTTTCCGCCAATGAGCTGATTTACGACAGAGACAACGACCGCGTGATCGTTCGCGGCGCGGTGCAAATCTATTACGGCGGCTACAAGATGGTCGCCCGCGAAGTCGAATACAACCAGAAGAACGGCCGCCTGATCGCGACCGGCGGCATCGAGCTCGTCGAGCCCGGCGGCAACCGCGTCTATGCCGACAAGATGGACATCACCGACGATTTCGCCAACGGCTTCGTCAACGCGTTGCGCGTGGAAACGACGGACAATACGCGACTGGCGGCGGAGACGGCCGAACGCGTCAACGGCAAGGTGTCGATCCTTCACAAGGGCATCTATACTGCCTGCCTGCCCTGCGAGAGCGATCCGAGCAAACCACCGATCTGGCAGATCAAGGCAGAACGGGTCGTCCAGAACGGCGAGACGCACACGATCCGACTGGAAAAGGCCAAGTTCGAACTCTTTGGCCACCCGATCGCCTTCTTCCCGTCGATCGAGGTTCCTGACAATACGGTCAAACGGAAGTCCGGCTTCCTGTTCCCGTCGATGAGCACGTCGCAAAATCTAGGTTTCGGCGTCAAGGTTCCCTATTACTGGGCGATTGCGCCCGACCGGGACATGACGGTCAACGCAACCGGTTATACCAATCAGGGCTTCCTGCTGGACGCCGAATATCGTCAGCGGTTCGAGAACGGCACGCATGTGTTCCGCTTTGCGGGCATCGACCAGATGCACCCCGGCAGTTTCTCCGCCGATACGAGCGATTCGGAGCACGATTTCCGCGGAATGGTGGCCTCGAAGGGCGAATTCAAGATCAATCCCCGCTGGACCTTCGGCTGGGACGCCATGCTGCAGAGCGACAACAACTTCGCCAAGACCTATGGCCTCGACAACCTCGACAGCACGGTCCACACGAACAAGGTTTATCTTGAAGGGATCGGCCAGCGGAATTCCTTCGAGGCAAACGCATACTACTTCGACGTCCAGGACGCCGATACGGATAGCGTTGCCGAAAAGAAGCAGGCTATTGCCGGACCGATCATCGACTACAGTTACATCGCTCCCGAGTCCGTTGCAGGCGGAGAGCTTTCGCTTGACGCGAACTACACGCACCTGACGCGGTCCAGTTCGGACTTCTATAGCGTGGCCGGGCGTGACCGTTTCCGCGGCCTCAGCGGCGATTACAACCGCTTGTCCGCCGAACTGGAATGGCAGCGCACCTTCACGACGCCGCAGGGCCTTTTGCTGACGCCGATCGCGGCCGCACGTGGTGACGCCTTCAACGTCGACATGTCCGACCCTAACGCCCTTGGAACCTACAGTGGTGACTGGCAGGGCAATGGTGCCTCGACGAGAGGCATGGTCACAGCCGGGCTGGAAGCCCGCTATCCGATCCTGATCTCGACGCAGAACAGTTCGCACGTCCTCGAGCCGATTGCGCAGATATTCATTCGTCCGAACGAGCAGATGATCGGCGGACTGCCGAACGAGGATGCGCAGAGCTTCGTCTTCGACGCGACCAACCTGTTCGAACGCGACAAATTCTCCGGCTATGACCGTATTGAAGGCGGCACCCGCGCCAATGTCGGCTTCCGCTACACCGGCACGTTCGACGCCGGCTACTCGATCCGGAGCATATTCGGCCAGTCCTATCAGCTTGCTGGCACGAACTCCTTCGGCTCCGAGGATCTGGTCGGGGCGGGCCGGGACTCAGGTCTTGAAAGCACCGCATCCGACTTTGTCGGCATGCTTGCAGTGGATCTGCCAACCGGTCTTTCTCTGTCGACGGGGTATCGTCTCGACGAGAAGAGCCTGGACCTGCGCCGTGCCGATGCATCGCTGAGCTACCGCAGCGACCGCTGGCAGTCCGATCTGACGTATACCCATATCACTGCACAGCCAGATTACGGGTTTGACCGGGATCAGGACGAGTTGCAGGCAGCCGGTGCGCTCAAGATCAACGACCGCTGGTCGGTCTTCGGTTCGCTGACCTGGGACATCAACGAGAACGCGCTGAGCCGCCGCGGCGTCGGGGTCACCTACGCGGACGAATGCACCGAATTTTCGCTCGTCTATTACGACAAGCGCGACACGGACAATGAATCGGCGGTGGACTGGTCCATCGGGGCCCGCCTCGTGTTCAGGACACTCGGCGACGTCTCGCTCGGCAGTACGAAGCTGACCGGTTTCGACTGA
- a CDS encoding SurA N-terminal domain-containing protein: MRFVRQAFSAMALSLAALTLSFTVQSTIRPAYAASSVEVVVNDEVITSGDVARRVAFLKLQHKKGNLKKMALQDMIDQVLKRQEILRVKMSVSTADVDAAYERFAAGNKMSTAQLDKILQQAGVGKEHFKAYIAVSMSWGRVVRARYGQSEGLSQDELIQKLQETKQKPVTTEYVLKQIIFVVPESRRNAILSKRKAEAEAARARFPGCDQAKVFAATMLDVAVKDLGRFMLQELPPDWKPLIEKASNGTTGTRVTDRGVEFLAICSERQVSDDKAAEVVFREQKQEAMSKNKGEDPNDAKYIEELRKKARIVYP; this comes from the coding sequence ATGAGATTCGTGAGACAGGCGTTTTCGGCTATGGCGCTGTCGCTGGCCGCGCTGACGCTTAGCTTCACCGTTCAATCGACGATCCGTCCTGCCTATGCGGCAAGTTCGGTGGAAGTCGTCGTCAATGACGAAGTGATCACCAGTGGCGATGTCGCGCGCCGTGTCGCCTTCCTGAAATTGCAGCACAAGAAGGGCAATCTCAAGAAGATGGCCCTGCAGGACATGATCGACCAGGTGCTCAAGCGCCAGGAAATCCTGCGCGTCAAGATGTCGGTCAGCACTGCGGACGTCGACGCTGCCTATGAACGATTTGCCGCCGGCAACAAGATGTCGACCGCACAGCTCGACAAGATTCTCCAGCAGGCAGGCGTCGGCAAGGAACACTTTAAGGCCTATATCGCCGTGTCCATGAGCTGGGGCCGCGTCGTGCGCGCCCGCTATGGTCAGAGCGAAGGCCTGTCGCAGGACGAATTGATCCAGAAGCTGCAGGAAACGAAGCAGAAGCCGGTCACGACCGAATATGTCCTGAAGCAGATCATCTTCGTCGTGCCCGAATCCCGTCGCAACGCCATCCTTTCCAAGCGCAAGGCGGAAGCCGAAGCGGCGCGCGCCAGGTTCCCTGGCTGCGACCAGGCCAAGGTGTTCGCGGCCACGATGCTGGACGTCGCGGTCAAGGATCTCGGCCGGTTCATGCTGCAGGAACTGCCACCGGACTGGAAGCCGCTCATCGAGAAGGCCAGCAATGGAACGACCGGTACGCGGGTAACGGACCGCGGCGTCGAATTCCTCGCCATCTGCTCCGAGCGTCAGGTTTCCGACGACAAGGCCGCCGAAGTCGTCTTCCGCGAGCAGAAGCAGGAAGCCATGAGCAAGAACAAGGGCGAAGATCCGAACGACGCAAAGTATATCGAAGAGCTGCGGAAGAAGGCCCGGATCGTCTATCCCTGA
- the pdxA gene encoding 4-hydroxythreonine-4-phosphate dehydrogenase PdxA, producing MSHPTPLALTQGDPAGIGPDIALSAYISRDSLGLPPFLYIGDPDVLGARAASLGIRVEIAETDASGAISAFPNALPVMPVQAGANVTPGVPDSSTAKGTIAAIETAVSLVRDGRAGAVVTNPIAKSVLYAAGFAFPGHTEFLAHLSGLTVSGEAYRPVMMLAGPRLKAVPVTIHIPLKDVPEALTTELIVDTCRIIDHDMKTRFAVSAPRLALSGLNPHAGEDGALGKEDAAVIRPAIDALRAAGIDAIGPLPADTMFHDRAREGYDVAVCMYHDQALIPAKALGFDDSVNVTLGLPFIRTSPDHGTAFSLAGKGVARPDSLIAAIRLAGELAGHASKASA from the coding sequence ATGTCTCACCCTACCCCACTTGCCCTGACGCAGGGCGATCCGGCCGGAATTGGGCCGGATATCGCCTTGTCGGCATATATCTCGCGCGACAGCCTGGGATTGCCGCCTTTTCTCTATATCGGCGATCCGGATGTGTTGGGCGCGCGTGCCGCAAGCCTTGGCATCCGCGTCGAGATCGCTGAGACCGATGCGTCCGGCGCGATCTCTGCCTTCCCCAATGCCCTGCCCGTCATGCCGGTTCAAGCCGGCGCAAACGTGACGCCCGGCGTTCCCGACAGCAGCACCGCCAAAGGCACGATCGCGGCCATCGAAACGGCGGTCTCGCTGGTAAGGGACGGACGGGCCGGCGCCGTCGTCACCAACCCCATCGCCAAATCGGTCCTTTATGCAGCCGGCTTTGCCTTTCCGGGGCATACGGAATTCCTTGCGCACCTTTCCGGGCTGACCGTTTCCGGCGAAGCCTATCGGCCGGTGATGATGTTGGCCGGTCCGCGGCTGAAAGCCGTTCCGGTGACCATCCACATTCCGTTGAAGGACGTCCCGGAAGCGCTGACGACCGAACTCATCGTCGACACGTGCCGGATCATCGACCATGACATGAAAACGCGTTTTGCGGTGTCAGCGCCGCGCCTGGCGCTTTCTGGTCTCAATCCGCATGCCGGAGAGGACGGCGCGCTCGGGAAAGAAGACGCTGCCGTCATCCGGCCCGCGATCGACGCCCTGCGCGCCGCCGGCATCGATGCCATTGGGCCCCTGCCCGCCGACACCATGTTCCATGACAGAGCGCGCGAGGGCTACGATGTCGCCGTGTGCATGTATCACGACCAGGCGCTGATCCCGGCAAAGGCGCTCGGCTTCGACGACAGCGTCAATGTCACGCTCGGATTGCCTTTCATTCGCACATCGCCTGATCACGGGACGGCGTTTTCGCTGGCCGGCAAGGGTGTCGCCCGCCCGGACAGCCTGATTGCGGCGATCCGGCTTGCCGGAGAACTCGCCGGGCACGCTTCAAAGGCCTCAGCGTAA
- the rsmA gene encoding 16S rRNA (adenine(1518)-N(6)/adenine(1519)-N(6))-dimethyltransferase RsmA, which yields MAALDGLPPLRDVIRTHGLDAKKALGQNFLLDLNITQKVARTAGPLAGMTVIEVGPGPGGLTRAILALGAEKVIAIERDPRCLPALAEIGEHYPGKLTVIEADALKVDFASLADGAPTRIIANLPYNVGTQLLVNWLLPSEWPPFWQSMTLMFQKEVGQRIVAQEGDNHYGRLGVLCGWRTDAHMMFDLPPQAFTPPPKVTSTVVHLTPIASPIACEAAALEKVTHAAFGQRRKMLRQSVKSLGGEALLKQADIDPSRRAETLSVEEFCRLANCL from the coding sequence ATGGCGGCGCTCGACGGCCTCCCGCCTCTGCGCGACGTCATCCGCACCCACGGGCTCGACGCGAAGAAGGCGCTCGGACAGAACTTCCTGCTCGACCTCAACATCACCCAGAAGGTGGCACGCACCGCCGGGCCTCTTGCAGGCATGACGGTGATCGAGGTCGGCCCCGGTCCCGGAGGCCTGACCCGGGCCATCCTGGCGCTCGGTGCCGAGAAGGTCATCGCGATCGAACGCGATCCGCGCTGCCTGCCGGCGCTGGCCGAGATCGGCGAACACTATCCCGGCAAGCTGACGGTCATCGAGGCGGATGCGCTGAAGGTGGATTTCGCGTCGCTTGCGGACGGCGCGCCGACTCGGATCATCGCCAACCTGCCCTACAATGTCGGCACTCAGCTGCTGGTCAACTGGCTGCTGCCGAGCGAGTGGCCGCCCTTCTGGCAATCGATGACGCTGATGTTCCAGAAGGAAGTCGGCCAGCGCATCGTCGCCCAGGAAGGCGACAATCATTATGGCCGGCTCGGCGTGCTGTGCGGCTGGCGTACGGATGCGCACATGATGTTCGACCTGCCTCCCCAGGCCTTCACACCGCCGCCGAAGGTGACGTCCACCGTCGTCCACCTGACGCCGATCGCGTCGCCGATTGCCTGCGAGGCCGCGGCACTGGAAAAGGTGACCCATGCGGCCTTCGGGCAACGCCGCAAGATGCTGCGCCAGAGCGTTAAATCGCTGGGTGGAGAGGCCCTGTTGAAACAGGCCGATATCGATCCGTCGCGGCGTGCCGAAACGCTGAGCGTCGAGGAATTTTGCCGCCTGGCAAACTGCCTGTAG
- the gmk gene encoding guanylate kinase — translation MANAAEIAGNIKRRGLMLVISSPSGAGKSTIARNVLEADKAIGLSVSVTTRKRRPSEIEGVHYHFISIREFERMRDTDALLEWAEVHGNFYGTPREPVETAMAEGRDMLFDIDWQGAQQLQEKMSADVVSIFILPPSIDELQARLHRRAEDTEEVIQTRLANARAEIEHWREYDYVIVNDDLDRAFSSLKSIVSAERLRRDRRPGLFEFVNALMEETRR, via the coding sequence ATGGCAAATGCGGCAGAGATCGCAGGCAACATCAAGCGCCGCGGGCTGATGCTCGTCATTTCGTCGCCGTCCGGCGCCGGCAAGTCGACGATCGCCCGCAATGTGCTGGAGGCGGACAAGGCGATCGGCCTGTCCGTGAGCGTCACCACCCGCAAGCGTCGTCCGAGCGAGATCGAAGGGGTGCATTACCATTTCATCTCCATCCGCGAATTCGAGCGCATGCGTGACACGGATGCGCTTCTGGAATGGGCGGAAGTGCACGGCAATTTCTATGGTACGCCGCGCGAGCCGGTCGAGACGGCGATGGCCGAGGGCCGCGACATGCTGTTCGACATCGACTGGCAGGGCGCCCAGCAGCTGCAGGAAAAGATGTCGGCCGATGTCGTGTCGATCTTCATCCTGCCGCCGTCGATCGACGAGCTGCAGGCGCGGCTGCATCGCCGCGCCGAGGACACGGAAGAGGTCATCCAGACGCGGCTTGCCAACGCCCGGGCGGAAATCGAGCATTGGCGGGAATATGACTATGTCATCGTCAATGACGATCTCGACCGCGCCTTCAGCTCGCTGAAGTCGATCGTTTCGGCAGAGCGTCTGCGCCGTGATCGCCGGCCGGGCCTGTTCGAATTCGTCAATGCGCTGATGGAGGAAACGCGGCGCTGA
- a CDS encoding YicC/YloC family endoribonuclease, with protein MPLQSMTGFARSEGAVGRYRWSWELRSVNGKGLDIRFRLPNGMERLEGELRRIASERVSRGNIQAALTLTAESAGMQAVLNRDAFDAVLRLRDELGDLVDTAPLQLDTLLSIRGLVDFRESEDSEEAIAELDRAVLDSARVAFERLQAMREREGTSLADLFEAQLTKIATLADMIEADPARSPQEIVRKLSQQLQTLMEAGPSLDSDRLYAEAAMLATKADIREELDRLKSHVVAARELLAEGGPVGRKLDFLAQEFNRESNTICSKSNSAAVTAAGIELKVVIDQFREQIQNLE; from the coding sequence ATGCCATTGCAATCGATGACGGGCTTTGCCCGCAGCGAGGGGGCCGTCGGGCGCTACCGCTGGAGCTGGGAACTGAGATCGGTCAACGGCAAGGGGCTCGATATCCGTTTTCGACTGCCGAACGGCATGGAGCGGCTGGAGGGTGAGCTTCGCCGCATTGCGTCGGAGCGCGTCAGCCGCGGCAACATTCAGGCAGCCTTGACGCTGACGGCCGAAAGTGCCGGCATGCAGGCGGTTCTCAATCGCGATGCGTTCGATGCGGTGCTGAGGCTCAGGGATGAGCTCGGCGATCTGGTCGACACGGCACCGTTGCAGCTCGACACGCTGCTGTCGATCCGCGGCCTCGTCGATTTCCGTGAAAGCGAAGACAGCGAGGAAGCCATTGCCGAACTCGACCGAGCAGTCCTTGACAGCGCGCGGGTGGCATTCGAGCGACTGCAGGCGATGCGCGAGCGGGAAGGGACGTCTCTTGCCGACCTCTTCGAAGCGCAGCTGACGAAGATCGCTACGCTTGCCGACATGATCGAAGCCGACCCGGCCCGCAGCCCGCAGGAAATCGTCAGGAAGCTCTCGCAACAGCTGCAGACGTTGATGGAGGCCGGCCCGTCGCTCGACAGCGATCGTCTCTATGCCGAAGCCGCCATGCTGGCCACCAAGGCCGATATCCGCGAGGAACTAGACCGACTCAAGTCCCATGTCGTCGCCGCCCGCGAGCTTTTGGCCGAAGGCGGACCGGTGGGTCGCAAGCTCGATTTTCTCGCACAGGAATTTAACCGCGAATCGAATACCATCTGCTCCAAGTCAAATTCCGCTGCGGTCACCGCCGCCGGCATCGAACTGAAGGTCGTCATCGACCAGTTCCGCGAGCAGATACAGAACCTGGAGTAA
- the mltG gene encoding endolytic transglycosylase MltG — MSDGYGNSGSGYGRGGQTPREPFIPKSPSDALRPEKVPEVQKRSKKARSQFVIFLNFVMSMMVILCIAGVAVFYYVISTFEQPGPLAVNTTFSVRNGAGLAEIARDLERKGIVEDARIFRYVTATHLRDGSTLKAGEYEIKAHDSMMEVMELLKSGKSILYSISFPEGLTVAQMFDRLRADETLTGDLPAILPPEGSLMPDTYKFSKATSREEIVAQMRAAQTRLVDDVWSHRDPDLPIKTKEELVILASIVEKETGRADERPHVASVFINRLQKGMRLQSDPTIIYGLFGGEGKPSDRPIYQSDLKKSTPYNTYIIKGLPPTPIANPGRAALEAVANPWKTSDLYFVADGTGGHVFAATLEEHNANVRRWRKVEENKLKEEAEQANGDAADTTGQ; from the coding sequence ATGAGTGACGGTTACGGAAATTCCGGCTCCGGTTACGGGCGGGGCGGACAAACACCAAGGGAACCCTTCATTCCCAAGTCGCCATCCGATGCGTTGCGCCCCGAAAAGGTGCCGGAAGTCCAGAAGCGTTCCAAGAAGGCGCGCAGCCAGTTCGTCATCTTCCTGAATTTCGTCATGTCGATGATGGTCATTCTCTGCATCGCGGGCGTGGCGGTCTTCTATTATGTGATTTCCACTTTCGAACAGCCGGGTCCGCTGGCGGTCAACACCACGTTCAGCGTTCGCAACGGCGCCGGCCTCGCCGAAATCGCCCGCGACCTGGAGCGCAAGGGGATCGTCGAGGATGCCCGCATCTTCCGTTATGTGACCGCGACGCATCTGCGCGACGGCAGCACGCTGAAGGCGGGTGAGTACGAGATCAAGGCACATGATTCGATGATGGAAGTCATGGAACTGCTGAAGTCCGGCAAGTCCATCCTCTACTCGATTTCCTTCCCGGAAGGCCTGACCGTGGCGCAGATGTTCGACCGGCTGAGAGCCGACGAGACGCTGACCGGCGATCTGCCGGCGATCCTGCCGCCGGAAGGCAGCCTGATGCCGGACACCTACAAGTTCTCGAAGGCCACGTCCCGCGAAGAGATCGTCGCCCAGATGCGGGCGGCACAGACCCGGCTGGTGGATGATGTCTGGAGCCACCGTGATCCCGACCTGCCGATCAAGACGAAGGAAGAACTGGTCATCCTCGCCTCGATCGTCGAGAAGGAGACCGGCCGCGCCGACGAGCGCCCGCATGTGGCGTCCGTCTTTATCAACCGGCTGCAGAAGGGCATGCGACTGCAGTCCGATCCGACGATCATCTACGGTCTTTTCGGTGGCGAGGGCAAACCGTCCGACCGGCCTATCTACCAGTCCGACCTGAAGAAGAGCACGCCTTACAACACCTACATCATCAAGGGCCTGCCGCCGACGCCGATCGCCAATCCGGGCAGGGCTGCCCTCGAGGCCGTCGCCAATCCCTGGAAGACGAGCGACCTCTATTTCGTTGCCGACGGCACCGGCGGCCATGTCTTTGCCGCGACGCTCGAAGAGCACAACGCCAATGTCAGGCGTTGGCGCAAGGTCGAGGAAAACAAGCTGAAGGAAGAGGCCGAGCAGGCCAACGGCGACGCAGCGGATACGACGGGCCAGTAA
- the fabF gene encoding beta-ketoacyl-ACP synthase II gives MRRVVITGTGMVSPLGCGTEITWQRLLAGQNGARRVTEFEVDDLPAQIACRIPTEAGVEGAYNPDDWMEPKEQRKVDPFIAYGMAAADMALADAGWHPETDEDQTSTGVLIGSGIGGLEGIVEAGYTLRDRGPRRISPFFIPGRLINLVSGQVSIRHKLRGPNHAVVTACSTGAHAIGDAARMIALGDAEVMVAGGAESPICRISLAGFAACKALSTQFNDDPQKASRPYDRDRDGFVMGEGAGIVVLEELEHAKARGAKIYAEVIGYGLSGDAYHITAPSEDGDGAFRCMTMALKRAGLSAADIDYVNAHGTSTMADTIELGAVERLVGEHASKISMSSTKSATGHLLGAAGAIEAIFSALAIRDNVAPPTLNLDNPEVETAIDLVPHKARKREINVALSNSFGFGGTNASLVLRRYEA, from the coding sequence ATGAGGCGTGTCGTTATCACCGGGACCGGCATGGTATCCCCCTTGGGTTGTGGCACCGAGATCACCTGGCAGCGTTTGCTGGCAGGTCAGAACGGTGCCCGCAGGGTTACGGAATTCGAAGTCGATGATCTGCCCGCGCAGATCGCCTGCCGTATTCCCACGGAGGCCGGCGTTGAAGGGGCTTACAATCCGGATGACTGGATGGAGCCCAAGGAACAGCGCAAGGTCGATCCCTTCATCGCCTACGGCATGGCCGCCGCCGACATGGCGCTTGCCGATGCCGGCTGGCATCCCGAGACGGATGAAGACCAGACCTCGACCGGCGTCCTGATCGGTTCCGGCATCGGCGGACTGGAAGGCATCGTCGAGGCCGGCTACACGCTTCGCGACCGCGGTCCCCGCCGTATCTCTCCTTTCTTCATTCCCGGCCGGCTGATCAACCTGGTTTCCGGCCAGGTCTCGATCCGCCACAAGCTGCGCGGCCCGAACCATGCGGTCGTCACCGCCTGCTCGACCGGCGCGCATGCGATCGGCGATGCCGCCCGCATGATCGCTCTCGGTGACGCCGAGGTCATGGTCGCCGGTGGCGCGGAATCGCCGATCTGCCGGATTTCGCTCGCCGGCTTCGCCGCCTGCAAGGCGCTGTCGACACAGTTCAATGACGATCCGCAAAAGGCGTCGCGTCCCTATGATCGCGACCGCGACGGTTTCGTCATGGGTGAGGGCGCCGGCATCGTCGTCCTCGAAGAGCTCGAGCACGCCAAGGCACGTGGCGCCAAGATCTATGCCGAAGTCATCGGTTACGGTCTGTCCGGCGACGCCTATCACATCACCGCGCCGAGCGAGGACGGCGACGGCGCGTTCCGCTGCATGACGATGGCGCTGAAGCGCGCCGGTCTGTCGGCCGCCGATATCGACTATGTGAATGCACACGGCACCTCGACCATGGCCGACACCATCGAACTCGGCGCCGTCGAGCGCCTCGTCGGTGAACACGCGTCGAAGATCTCGATGTCGTCGACGAAGTCGGCGACCGGCCACCTGCTCGGTGCGGCCGGTGCGATCGAGGCGATCTTCTCGGCGCTGGCAATCCGCGACAACGTCGCGCCGCCGACCTTGAACCTCGACAATCCCGAGGTCGAGACCGCAATCGATCTCGTGCCGCACAAGGCCCGCAAGCGGGAGATCAACGTCGCCCTGTCGAATTCCTTCGGCTTCGGCGGCACCAACGCTTCGCTGGTTCTGCGTCGTTACGAAGCGTGA
- a CDS encoding acyl carrier protein, whose translation MSDIAERVKKIVVDHLGVDADKVVEGASFIDDLGADSLDTVELVMAFEEEFGVEIPDDAADSILTVGDAVKFIEKAQA comes from the coding sequence ATGAGCGATATCGCAGAACGCGTAAAGAAAATTGTAGTGGATCATCTCGGCGTTGACGCCGACAAGGTTGTCGAAGGCGCAAGCTTCATCGACGACCTCGGTGCCGACTCCCTCGACACCGTTGAGCTCGTTATGGCGTTCGAAGAAGAATTCGGCGTTGAAATTCCCGACGACGCCGCAGACTCGATCCTGACTGTCGGCGACGCCGTCAAGTTCATCGAGAAGGCTCAGGCCTAA